The following are encoded in a window of Candidatus Buchananbacteria bacterium CG10_big_fil_rev_8_21_14_0_10_42_9 genomic DNA:
- a CDS encoding NAD(+)--rifampin ADP-ribosyltransferase yields the protein YLVEPTGPIEDDPNLTDKKFPGNPSMSYRSKNPFKVIGEVTLWQGHSPEQVKTMKDGLAKLAEQGLVEPIED from the coding sequence TATATTTAGTAGAACCTACAGGTCCAATCGAGGATGATCCCAATTTAACTGACAAAAAATTCCCCGGTAATCCTTCAATGTCTTACCGCTCAAAAAATCCGTTTAAGGTTATTGGTGAGGTTACTCTTTGGCAAGGACACTCGCCAGAACAAGTCAAAACAATGAAAGACGGATTAGCCAAACTTGCGGAGCAAGGTCTTGTTGAGCCGATAGAGGACT